The following DNA comes from Bradyrhizobium sp. SK17.
GAGGCCTTGCGGCCGGAATTTGATGAAGGCGATGGCGAGCACGAAGACGAGCACGTCGGCGACGACGGGCGACATGACCCATGGCAGCGCGGCACTGAGCGTGCCGATCACGCCGGCTCCGGCGACCGGGCCGATGAAGGAACCGACCCCGCCGACCATCACGGCGACGAAGCCCTGGATCAGGAAGCGGATGCCGAGATCGGCGAACAGACTGAACACCGGCACGATCAGCGCGCCGGCGAGACCTGCGAGCGCGGCCCGAACGCAAACGTCGCGCCATAAATCAACGGCGTCGAGATACCCGAAGCGCGCGCCAGCGCCGGGTTCTCCAGCGTGGCGCGGACGCGCAGCCCGAACGAGGTGCGCGCCAGCAGCAGATAGCAGCCGCCCATCACCAGCAGCGTGATCACGATGATGGTGAAGCGCCAGGCCGAGATGTGCACGGAGCCGAGGTCGATCGAGCCACCGATCGGCTCCGGCACCGTGAGATAGAAGCCACCGATCAGGCCGCGCACGCTTTCGCGGATGATCAGGCCGAGTGCATAGGTGCCGAGCATCGCCACGATCGGCGCGGCGTAGAACCGCCGGATGATCAGCGCCTCCAGCACGAAGCCGATCGCGCCGACCACGAAAGGCGCCGCGACCATGCCGGCCCAGACCGGCGCGCCATGGGCGTAGGCCAGATAGGTGACATAGGCGCCGAGCAGGACGAACTCGCCCTGCGCGAAGTTGAAGATGCCCATCATGCTGGCGATGATGCCGAGCCCGAGCACGACCAGCACGATGATCGCGCCGAAGCTTATGATCTCGAACGCCGCGGCGAAGGTGCTAGCCATGGCGCTCGATCCATCCAGCCTGCGTCTGCAACAAGCGGCGCCTCACATCTTCTTCCAGTCGCCGGCCTGCTCGAAGGCGTGCGCAGCGCGGTAAATGGTGGATTCCTCGAACATCCGACCGACCAGCATCAGGCCGACCGGCAGCCCGTCGACCATGCCGCAGGGCAGCGACATCGCCGGGTGATGGGTGATGTCGAATGGCGCGGTGTTGGAGATCATCTCCAGCGCGCGAGCGACGTAGTCCTCGCGGCTGGCATTGGCCTCGGGCAGCTTCGTCGCCTTCATCGGCGTGGTCGGCAGCAGCAGCAGGTCGTAGTCCTTGAACGCCTTGTCATAGGCCGCCGTCAGCCGGCGCGAGATGTTGAGCGCCTTGCCATAGAAGCGCGGACCGAAATTGTTGTTGATGTAGGTGCCGAGCAGCATGAACAGCTTGGTGGTCTCGGACAGCGAGTCCGCCTGCCGGCGCCAGCCGCGATGGAAGTCCATCAGCGTGGTGGAATAGAGATCCGCCCGGCTGAGGCCGTAGCCGTCGCCGAACATCATGGTCTGGGTCATGCCCTCGGTGCCGATCGGGGTCCAGATCGCCGGACCCGTCATGTGCATCGGAACCGAGACCGTCTCGACGCTGGCGCCGAGATCCTTGAAGCGCTTGGCCGCCTCGCGCACGCTTTCATTGACGGCCGCTTCCGCGGTCGGCTGCTCGAAACCCTCCTTGAGGATACCGATCTTCATGCCCTTGACGCCCTTGCCGAGCGCCTTGGTGTAGTCCTCGACCTTCGGCGCCTTGATGCGCGGATCGTAGCCGTCGTCGCCGGCGATCACCTCGAGCAGCAGCGCGTTGTCTTCCACCGTCGCGGTCATCGGACCGGTGTGATCGACATAGATCTCGATCGGCATGATGCCGGTATAGGGCACGAGGCCCCAGGTCGGCTTCATGCCATAGGTGCCGCAGAACGAGGACGGCATCCGGATCGAGCCGCCCTGGTCGCCGCCGATCGCCATATCGACCTCGCCGAGCGCGACCACCACGCCCGAGCCCGACGACGAGCCGCCGGCCGAATAGCCCATCTTGTGCGGATTGTGCACCGCGCCGACCGCGCCAGTGTGGCTGCCACCGGACATGCAGAAGGATTCGCAGTGCACCTTGCCGGCGATCTCGGCGCCGGCGTCCAGCATGCGGGTGACGATGGTGGCGTCGAAATCGGGGACGTAGCCTTCCAGCGTCGCCGAGCCGTTCATCATCGGCACGCCGGCCAGCATGATGTTGTCCTTCAGGGCTACCGTCTTGCCCTTGAGCTTGCCGGAGGCCGCACCCTTCACGGTCGACTTGCGGTACCAGGCATTGTGCTTGTTCTCTTCCGGCGCGGGCCGATGGCCCGGCGTGCGCGGATATTTCACCTCGGGCAGTTCGTCCGGCATCGCGGCGACCAGATTGTAGGCATCGATCGAGCCCTGCATCAGGCCGCGGAACGAGGCCACATCCTCATCGGTGAGCGACAGGCCGCACTGCTCGGCGACGGCGCGAAGTTGGGTTGGCGTGGGAAGGACGACGGTCACGGCGCTCTCCTGAAGTTTTTGATCTTGGATTTGATCCCTCGGGGCAGCGGGCTGCGCGTTGACCCGCGCGAACCGCTCACCCCTTCGCTGTATTGAAAACGGAAATATTTTCCTTTTCAAGTATTATTTCGCAAACAGGCTCGCGACACCGTCGCACCCGGCTCAGATCGCCTTGATCACCCTGAAGTCGAGGCCCTCGGCTTCCGCGAGATACATCGGCATCCGGGCGTGGCCGCTGCGCACCGTGACCGGACCGCGCGGGCCGCGATAGACGAGGTTGTCGGCGGCCGCGAGCAACGGCCGCATGTCGAGCGTGCCGGCGCGGTTGGCGGCGGCCTCGAGCAGGCAGAAGCCTTCATAGGCGGACTCGCCGCACGAGCCGACCGGCGGCGCGTACGGACCGAACATCGCGCGATAGCGGTCCCTGAAACCGTCGCCGGCATGCGAGCCGACACTGGGGAAGTAGCCCGACGCGCAGAACAGGTTCTCGGTCTTGTCGGCGCCGATGCCGAGCAGCGACGTTTCATCGACGCAGCCGGCAAAGCGCAGCGTGGTGGACGCAAGCCCGGCATCGGCGAAAGCGCGATTGAAGGTCACGCTGTCTGTGCCGATCAACGAGATCAGCACGACGTCGGGCTTCGCGGCACGGATCCGCTCCAGCTGCGCCTCGTGATCGTCCTCGCCGACCGGCACGAACTCCTCGCCGACCACGAGGCCGCCGGTCTCCTTGATGTAGCGCTTCACCGCGCGGTGCGATTGCCACGGCCAGACGTAGTCGCTGCCGATCAGGTACCAGCGCGTGGCGCGCCTGGTCTCGGCGAGCCAGTGGATCGACGGCCGGATCTGCCAGCGCGGCGTCTCGCCGATCGCGACCACGCCGGGCGTCCGCTCGCCGCCCTCGTAGACCGCCGTGTAGATGTAGGGGATCCGGCCACGGGTGACCTTGCGCAGCGCGACGCGCACCGCGCTGGTGTGCATGCCCATGACGAGATCGGCTTCATCGAATGCAATCGCCTGCTCGGCGCGGTCGAGCACCTCTTCGAGCGGTCCGCCGGCGTCGTAGACCGAGAGCTCGATCTCGCGGCCAAGGATGCCGCCGCGCCGGTTGATCTCCGCAACGGCGAGCTGCGCGGCCGAGGTCGTGGCAGGGCCCCACATCCCGGGCGAGCCGGTGCAGCAGACGAAGCCGGCGACCCGCAGCCGGTTGCGCGCGCCGCGCGGACCGAACCTGCTGCGATCCATCGGCGCAAGCACGCGATCCGACCCCGCCGACGCCAGGTTCTTGAACAGCAGGGATGGCGGGAACGGGAGATTGTCATTCCCGTTGAATCGCCCGGCCCTGACGTTGAGCGTCGAATGCACACCTGCTCCTGTCTGGCACCGCGCCCTGAAGCGAGCCCGGCGTTGCCCTCGCGGGCAGCGGTGCCACGCTAGATCGTCTTGATCACATTGAAGTCGAGACCGTCGGCCTCGGCGAGATAGATCGGCATTTCGGCGCGGCCGTCGCGAATGGTGACGTCGCCGCGCCCGCCGCTGTAGATGACGTTGCGTCCCGCGGCGAACAGCGGCCCGACCGCCAGCGAGCCGGCCCGGTTGGCCGCTGCCTCGACGAACCGCATCCCCTCGTAATTGGATTGTCCGACCGAGCCGATGGGCGGCGCGTGCGCGCCGAACATCGCGCGGTAGCTGATCCGGAAATCGTCATTGGCGCGCGAGTCGATACAGCCGAAATAGCCGGACGCGCAGAACAGGTTCTCCGTCGCGTCGGGTCCGATGCCGAGCAACACGGTCTCGTCCATTGCGCCGGCATAGCGCAACGTGGTGGCAGCGAGCCCGGCCTCGGCGAAGGCGCGGTTGAAGGTGATGCTGTCGGTGCCGATCAAGGTGATCAGCACGACGTCGGGCTTTGCGGCGCGGATCCGCGCCAGATGCGGTTCGTGATCGTCCTCGCCGAGCGGGACGAATTCCTCGCCGACCACCTGGCCGCCTGACTCTGCGATGTAGTGCTTCACCGCGCGGTGCGATTGCCAGGGCCAGACATAGTCGCTGCCGATCAGATACCAGCGCTTTGCCTTCTTGACCTCGGCGAGCCAGTGGATCGCCGGCCGGCTTTCGGCGCGGGGCGTCTCGCCGATCGCCATCACGCCCGGCGTCCGCTCGCCGCCCTCGTAGACCGGCGTGTAGACATAGGGGATGCGGCCGCTCGTGACCTTGCGCAGCGCGAGGCGCACCGCGGAGATATGCGACCCCATGATCATGTCGATCTCGTCGAACGCGATCGCCCGCTCGGCGCGGCGCACGACATCCACGATCGGCCCGCCGGCATCGTACATCGACAATTCGACCTCGCGGCCGCGGATGCCGCCGCGCTTGTTGATCTCGGCGACCGCGAGCATGACGCTGTTGGCCGAGATCGGCCCCCAGATTCCGGGAGCGCCGGAAAAGGTGATGAAATTGCCGACCCGAAGCTTGCTGTCGGTGCCGCCGCGGCGCGAGGAGCCCGGCTTGGCGATCAAAGCGAGATCGGCCGCGCAGGACGACGGGGTTCGAAACAGGTTCGGCGGCGCGACGGGCATGCCGCCATACGCCTGGGAAGAGTCCGTCGAAAGCACGCCAACTCCTGTCTGGGAAGCAGAACGCAACGCAGCCAGCGGGCGGTCACGGCAGCCGCCCTTTGGTTGGGGGAATATCCTATGTGAAAATATTGAATATTCAACAATTGAAGTGCATATAGAAACGGCATGCGTTGCCGGACATTCATTCACCGGGTCAGGAACCAGGTCTCACGCCGTGGCTAAACCGCCGAAAGAAAACTCCCCGATCACCGAACACCTCACCTACCTGCTCGCGCAAGCCAACCGGGAGATCAACCGGCAGTTGGAGACGCGGCTCGCCAAGGAAGGTGTGCCGGTCGAGCAGTGGCGCATCCTGAAAGTGCTGTCCGACGGCAACGGCCACTCGATGGGCGAGCTCGCGGATGCCGTGCTGCTCAACCATCCGACGCTGACCAAGATGATCGACCGCATG
Coding sequences within:
- a CDS encoding substrate-binding domain-containing protein, which translates into the protein MHSTLNVRAGRFNGNDNLPFPPSLLFKNLASAGSDRVLAPMDRSRFGPRGARNRLRVAGFVCCTGSPGMWGPATTSAAQLAVAEINRRGGILGREIELSVYDAGGPLEEVLDRAEQAIAFDEADLVMGMHTSAVRVALRKVTRGRIPYIYTAVYEGGERTPGVVAIGETPRWQIRPSIHWLAETRRATRWYLIGSDYVWPWQSHRAVKRYIKETGGLVVGEEFVPVGEDDHEAQLERIRAAKPDVVLISLIGTDSVTFNRAFADAGLASTTLRFAGCVDETSLLGIGADKTENLFCASGYFPSVGSHAGDGFRDRYRAMFGPYAPPVGSCGESAYEGFCLLEAAANRAGTLDMRPLLAAADNLVYRGPRGPVTVRSGHARMPMYLAEAEGLDFRVIKAI
- a CDS encoding MarR family winged helix-turn-helix transcriptional regulator, whose amino-acid sequence is MAKPPKENSPITEHLTYLLAQANREINRQLETRLAKEGVPVEQWRILKVLSDGNGHSMGELADAVLLNHPTLTKMIDRMVSDALVYRVQDPKDRRKVLMFVSDRGKALCRRLNSLAVSQEEHIVESYGDKSTSELKRLLESLIGTAN
- a CDS encoding substrate-binding domain-containing protein, with protein sequence MLSTDSSQAYGGMPVAPPNLFRTPSSCAADLALIAKPGSSRRGGTDSKLRVGNFITFSGAPGIWGPISANSVMLAVAEINKRGGIRGREVELSMYDAGGPIVDVVRRAERAIAFDEIDMIMGSHISAVRLALRKVTSGRIPYVYTPVYEGGERTPGVMAIGETPRAESRPAIHWLAEVKKAKRWYLIGSDYVWPWQSHRAVKHYIAESGGQVVGEEFVPLGEDDHEPHLARIRAAKPDVVLITLIGTDSITFNRAFAEAGLAATTLRYAGAMDETVLLGIGPDATENLFCASGYFGCIDSRANDDFRISYRAMFGAHAPPIGSVGQSNYEGMRFVEAAANRAGSLAVGPLFAAGRNVIYSGGRGDVTIRDGRAEMPIYLAEADGLDFNVIKTI
- a CDS encoding amidase yields the protein MTVVLPTPTQLRAVAEQCGLSLTDEDVASFRGLMQGSIDAYNLVAAMPDELPEVKYPRTPGHRPAPEENKHNAWYRKSTVKGAASGKLKGKTVALKDNIMLAGVPMMNGSATLEGYVPDFDATIVTRMLDAGAEIAGKVHCESFCMSGGSHTGAVGAVHNPHKMGYSAGGSSSGSGVVVALGEVDMAIGGDQGGSIRMPSSFCGTYGMKPTWGLVPYTGIMPIEIYVDHTGPMTATVEDNALLLEVIAGDDGYDPRIKAPKVEDYTKALGKGVKGMKIGILKEGFEQPTAEAAVNESVREAAKRFKDLGASVETVSVPMHMTGPAIWTPIGTEGMTQTMMFGDGYGLSRADLYSTTLMDFHRGWRRQADSLSETTKLFMLLGTYINNNFGPRFYGKALNISRRLTAAYDKAFKDYDLLLLPTTPMKATKLPEANASREDYVARALEMISNTAPFDITHHPAMSLPCGMVDGLPVGLMLVGRMFEESTIYRAAHAFEQAGDWKKM